A DNA window from Pyrus communis chromosome 3, drPyrComm1.1, whole genome shotgun sequence contains the following coding sequences:
- the LOC137728834 gene encoding phospholipid--sterol O-acyltransferase-like isoform X1 encodes MRAPSYNHHVTAFLLLLLLLPPLFHGVGGDWSGDYSKLSGIIIPGLASTQLRAWSILDCPYSPLDFNPLDLVWLDTTKLLSAVNCWLKCMLLDQYNQTDHPQCKSRPDSGLSAITELDPGYITGKCISESYFQARCFVYFLNLFGTGPLSSVWKEWVKWCIELGIEANAIIAVPYDWRLSPSKLEERDLYFHKLKLTFETALKLRGGPSVVFAHSLGNHVFRYFLEWLKLEIAPKHYIQWLDEHIHAYFAVGAPLLGAVEAVKGTLSGLTFGLPISEGTARLMVNSFASTLWMLPFSKYCRADNTYWKHFSVDIRDKSGHHNYHCDDREFHFNFSGWPTNIINIEIPSIPGFGAYPSVTEIAEANLSSIECGLPTQLSFSAREISDGTFFKAIEDYDPDMKRILHQLKKLYHDDPVLNPLSPWDRPPLKNIFCIYGTDLKTEVGYYFAPSGKPYPDNWIITDVIYELEGSLFSRSGNLVDGNAGASSGDETVPYHSLSWCKNWLGPKVNITRAPQSEHDGSDVQVELNVEHHHEEDILPNMTRLPRVKYITFYEDSESIPGKRTAVWEIDKANHRNIVRSPVLMRELWLQMWHDIHPDAKSAFVTKAKRGPLRDEDCYWDYGKARCAWTDYCEYRYLFGDVHLGQSCRLKNSSADLLSHYL; translated from the exons ATGCGAGCACCGTCTTACAACCACCACGTCACGGcgtttcttctcctcctcctccttcttcctccacTCTTCCATGGCGTCGGAGGAGACTGGAGCGGCGACTACTCCAAACTCTCCGGTATTATAATCCCTGGCTTGGCCTCCACGCAGCTCCGCGCCTGGTCGATCCTCGACTGCCCTTACTCTCCTCTCGATTTCAACCCTCTCGATTTGGTCTGGCTCGACACAACCAAA CTTCTCTCCGCCGTGAACTGCTGGCTGAAATGTATGCTTCTCGACCAGTACAACCAAACGGATCACCCGCAATGCAAGTCCCGGCCCGATAGCGGCCTTTCGGCCATCACGGAGCTCGATCCTGGCTACATAACAGGCAAATGCATTTCTGAATCATATTTTCAAGCTCGTtgctttgtttattttcttaatcttttCGGAACAGGTCCGCTTTCTTCGGTGTGGAAAGAATGGGTGAAATGGTGTATTGAATTGGGAATCGAGGCAAATGCAATCATTGCTGTGCCGTACGACTGGAGGCTGTCGCCGTCTAAGCTCGAGGAGCGAGACCTTTACTTTCATAAGCTAAA ATTAACATTTGAAACGGCGCTGAAACTTCGAGGAGGACCCTCGGTAGTGTTTGCCCATTCGCTAGGGAATCATGTCTTCCGCTACTTTTTGGAATGGTTAAAGCTGGAAATTGCACCAAAGCATTATATCCAATGGCTGGATGAGCACATTCATGCCTATTTTGCCGTTG GAGCTCCACTTCTTGGTGCAGTTGAGGCAGTCAAAGGAACACTTTCTGGATTAACATTTGGCCTTCCTATTTCTGAG GGCACAGCTCGGTTGATGGTCAATTCATTTGCTTCTACGTTATGGATGTTGCCATTTTCAAAGTATTGCAGGGCAGATAATACATACTGGAAACATTTCTCTGTGGATATTAGGGACAAGAGTGGTCATCATAATTATCACTGTGATGACAGGGAATTTCACTTTAACTTTTCTGGATGGCCAACAAATATTATCAATATTGAAATTCCTTCAATCCCTG GATTTGGAGCGTATCCATCAGTTACAGAAATAGCTGAGGCTAACTTGTCTAGCATAGAATGTGGACTTCCTACCCAATTGTCTTTCTCTGCTCGCGAAATATCAGATGGGACCTTTTTCAAAGCAATAGAGGATTATGACCCAGACATGAAGAGGATTTTGCATCAATTAAAGAA GTTATATCATGATGATCCAGTTTTAAATCCGCTTTCACCATGGGACAGGCCACctctaaaaaatatattttgtatctaCGGAACAGACTTGAAAACTGAG GTTGGTTACTATTTTGCACCAAGTGGCAAGCCCTACCCCGATAATTGGATCATTACCGATGTGATTTATGAGCTTGAAGGTTCCTTGTTCTCAAG GTCAGGGAATCTTGTCGATGGAAATGCAGGAGCTTCAAGCGGGGATGAGACT GTCCCGTACCATTCTCTTTCTTGGTGCAAGAATTGGCTTGGACCAAAAGTAAACATAACTAGAGCGCCTCAG TCAGAGCATGATGGTTCTGATGTGCAAGTGGAGTTGAATGTGGAACATCATCATGAAGAAGATATATTGCCCAACATGACAAGGTTGCCAAGGGTCAAGTACATAACTTTCTATGAAGATTCTGAAAGTATACCAGGAAAAAGGACGGCAGTCTGGGAGATAGACAAAG CGAATCATAGGAACATTGTTAGATCCCCGGTTTTAATGAGAGAGTTGTGGCTTCAAATGTGGCATGATATCCATCCCGATGCAAAATCAGCATTTGTTACTAAAG CCAAGCGTGGACCTCTGAGGGATGAGGACTGTTATTGGGATTATGGAAAAGCTCGATGTGCATGGACAGATTACTGTGAATATAG ATACCTTTTCGGAGATGTCCATTTAGGACAGAGCTGTAGGTTGAAGAATTCTTCGGCAGATCTTCTTTCGCATTATTTGTAG
- the LOC137728834 gene encoding phospholipid--sterol O-acyltransferase-like isoform X2, translating into MRAPSYNHHVTAFLLLLLLLPPLFHGVGGDWSGDYSKLSGIIIPGLASTQLRAWSILDCPYSPLDFNPLDLVWLDTTKLLSAVNCWLKCMLLDQYNQTDHPQCKSRPDSGLSAITELDPGYITGPLSSVWKEWVKWCIELGIEANAIIAVPYDWRLSPSKLEERDLYFHKLKLTFETALKLRGGPSVVFAHSLGNHVFRYFLEWLKLEIAPKHYIQWLDEHIHAYFAVGAPLLGAVEAVKGTLSGLTFGLPISEGTARLMVNSFASTLWMLPFSKYCRADNTYWKHFSVDIRDKSGHHNYHCDDREFHFNFSGWPTNIINIEIPSIPGFGAYPSVTEIAEANLSSIECGLPTQLSFSAREISDGTFFKAIEDYDPDMKRILHQLKKLYHDDPVLNPLSPWDRPPLKNIFCIYGTDLKTEVGYYFAPSGKPYPDNWIITDVIYELEGSLFSRSGNLVDGNAGASSGDETVPYHSLSWCKNWLGPKVNITRAPQSEHDGSDVQVELNVEHHHEEDILPNMTRLPRVKYITFYEDSESIPGKRTAVWEIDKANHRNIVRSPVLMRELWLQMWHDIHPDAKSAFVTKAKRGPLRDEDCYWDYGKARCAWTDYCEYRYLFGDVHLGQSCRLKNSSADLLSHYL; encoded by the exons ATGCGAGCACCGTCTTACAACCACCACGTCACGGcgtttcttctcctcctcctccttcttcctccacTCTTCCATGGCGTCGGAGGAGACTGGAGCGGCGACTACTCCAAACTCTCCGGTATTATAATCCCTGGCTTGGCCTCCACGCAGCTCCGCGCCTGGTCGATCCTCGACTGCCCTTACTCTCCTCTCGATTTCAACCCTCTCGATTTGGTCTGGCTCGACACAACCAAA CTTCTCTCCGCCGTGAACTGCTGGCTGAAATGTATGCTTCTCGACCAGTACAACCAAACGGATCACCCGCAATGCAAGTCCCGGCCCGATAGCGGCCTTTCGGCCATCACGGAGCTCGATCCTGGCTACATAACAG GTCCGCTTTCTTCGGTGTGGAAAGAATGGGTGAAATGGTGTATTGAATTGGGAATCGAGGCAAATGCAATCATTGCTGTGCCGTACGACTGGAGGCTGTCGCCGTCTAAGCTCGAGGAGCGAGACCTTTACTTTCATAAGCTAAA ATTAACATTTGAAACGGCGCTGAAACTTCGAGGAGGACCCTCGGTAGTGTTTGCCCATTCGCTAGGGAATCATGTCTTCCGCTACTTTTTGGAATGGTTAAAGCTGGAAATTGCACCAAAGCATTATATCCAATGGCTGGATGAGCACATTCATGCCTATTTTGCCGTTG GAGCTCCACTTCTTGGTGCAGTTGAGGCAGTCAAAGGAACACTTTCTGGATTAACATTTGGCCTTCCTATTTCTGAG GGCACAGCTCGGTTGATGGTCAATTCATTTGCTTCTACGTTATGGATGTTGCCATTTTCAAAGTATTGCAGGGCAGATAATACATACTGGAAACATTTCTCTGTGGATATTAGGGACAAGAGTGGTCATCATAATTATCACTGTGATGACAGGGAATTTCACTTTAACTTTTCTGGATGGCCAACAAATATTATCAATATTGAAATTCCTTCAATCCCTG GATTTGGAGCGTATCCATCAGTTACAGAAATAGCTGAGGCTAACTTGTCTAGCATAGAATGTGGACTTCCTACCCAATTGTCTTTCTCTGCTCGCGAAATATCAGATGGGACCTTTTTCAAAGCAATAGAGGATTATGACCCAGACATGAAGAGGATTTTGCATCAATTAAAGAA GTTATATCATGATGATCCAGTTTTAAATCCGCTTTCACCATGGGACAGGCCACctctaaaaaatatattttgtatctaCGGAACAGACTTGAAAACTGAG GTTGGTTACTATTTTGCACCAAGTGGCAAGCCCTACCCCGATAATTGGATCATTACCGATGTGATTTATGAGCTTGAAGGTTCCTTGTTCTCAAG GTCAGGGAATCTTGTCGATGGAAATGCAGGAGCTTCAAGCGGGGATGAGACT GTCCCGTACCATTCTCTTTCTTGGTGCAAGAATTGGCTTGGACCAAAAGTAAACATAACTAGAGCGCCTCAG TCAGAGCATGATGGTTCTGATGTGCAAGTGGAGTTGAATGTGGAACATCATCATGAAGAAGATATATTGCCCAACATGACAAGGTTGCCAAGGGTCAAGTACATAACTTTCTATGAAGATTCTGAAAGTATACCAGGAAAAAGGACGGCAGTCTGGGAGATAGACAAAG CGAATCATAGGAACATTGTTAGATCCCCGGTTTTAATGAGAGAGTTGTGGCTTCAAATGTGGCATGATATCCATCCCGATGCAAAATCAGCATTTGTTACTAAAG CCAAGCGTGGACCTCTGAGGGATGAGGACTGTTATTGGGATTATGGAAAAGCTCGATGTGCATGGACAGATTACTGTGAATATAG ATACCTTTTCGGAGATGTCCATTTAGGACAGAGCTGTAGGTTGAAGAATTCTTCGGCAGATCTTCTTTCGCATTATTTGTAG